GTCAAAGAGCCTTTAGATTCGCTTCGCTCGAGTTACACATCTTGTGAAGTCTTTGAATTCATGAAAGGTATAACCTGGAAGGAATTAAGGATAAATCCCGGCTTGGGTTGGGTGCTCATTGAGTCATTGAAATAAAATCCGCCTTCAGTCATGGACGAAAAAACGGGAGTAAAACTCTGCGGTTTGTTTAAGGTTAGTTTTGAAGGAACTTGAATGGGGAAAAGCCTCTTAAGACAGCGGTTTTTTCTCAAAAGCTTCTGAATGCTATAACGCTTACGTAAGACTCAGCTTCCTTTCTTTAGCTTGACAAAACGCCATATTATAAATAATGTTTGGATATTTGAGGGTAAGAGAAGGACAAACCTTAGGAGGATTTAATGAAGCGTGCTTCGTTCGGTGCCAGATTGAAATATTCCTTTGATAACTCTATGTCCAGGGGCCCGTCGGCGCTAATAGGCTGGCTCGGGCTTTTGTCCCTGGTCCTCATACTAGTCATTGCAGGTATTGTCGCACTTGCCGGGATTGCCCCGGAGGATAAGGGATTTTTCGATGTACTCTGGATGAGTCTGCTCAGGACTCTTGACCCAGGAACCATGGGTGGCGACCAGGGTTCCTGGTGGTTTCTTTTTTTAATGCTTGCCGTAACGATAGGCGGTATCTTCATAATAAGCACTTTGATAGGCGTATTGACTGCTTCAATCGACACCAAACTAGAATCCCTCCGCAAGGGCCGTTCCAGGGTCATAGAGGAAGGCCACACGGCCATCCTGGGATGGTCATCCCAGGTTTTCACCATTATCCCTGAAATTGTAGAAGCCAACGCTAACCAGCCACGTTCATGCGTCGTGGTCCTTGCCGACAAGGACAAGGTTGAGATGGAGGACGAAATAAAGAGCAGGTGCGGCTCTACAGGTCGAACAAGAGTCGTATGCAGACGCGGTGATCCAATGGATATGAGCGATCTGGAGATAGTAAGTCTTGATACTGCCAAATCCATACTAATCCTTTCTCATGAAGCGGAAGACCCTGATTCCGACGTAATCAAGACCATGCTTGCGATTACCAACAATCCCAAACGCAAAAAGGAGCCCTATCACATTGTTGCCGAGATACGTGATCCCAAGAATGTTGAGGTTGCCAAGATGGTGGGCAAGGATGAAGTAGAAATAGTCCTGGTCTCCGATCTCGTCGCGCGCGTAATAGCCCAGACATGCAGGCAGTCAGGCCTGTCCGTCGTTTATACCGAACTCCTCGATTTCGGGGGCGACGAGATATACTTCCACGAACCGGAAGCAAAACTCATAGGCAAGACCTTCGGCGAATCAATTCCCTGCTATGAACAGTCAACCGTTATCGGGCTCATTCCAGCTGGAAAGACGCCTCTGCTCAACCCTCCTATGGGCACTTCGATAAACGAGGGCGATAAGCTCATCGTAATCGCAGAAGACGATGACACTACAAAGATCTCCGGCATTGAGGATTATGGGATCGATTACGATTCAATAGTCGAGAAGTCCTCGGAACGCAAAGAGCCAGAGCGGACGCTGCTCCTTGGCTGGAATTGGAGGGCGCCTCTCATAATCAACGAACTCAACAACTACGTCGCAGCAGGCTCCGAGGTAACCGTAGTGGCTCATCTTGATGAATGCAAGGAAGAACTCGATGATAAATGCTTGGAGTGCAGGAATCTATCCATCAATTTCAAAAAGGAGAGCACTACATCGAGAAGGGCCCTGGACTCGTTGAACATTCCTTCATACCATCACATAATTCTCTTGTGCTATTCAGACTCTATGGGCGTTCAGGAGGCTGACGCGCAGACCCTCATCACCCTGCTTCATCTGCGCGAAATTGCAGAGGCGAGCGGCAGGCAATTTTCCATCGTATCGGAGATGATAGACGTGCGAAACCGCAACCTTGCAGAGGTTACGCGAGCCGACGACTTCATAGTATCCGATCGTCTTGTAAGCCTTCTTATGACACAGATTTCTGAAAACAAGTATCTCAATGCAGTGTTTACGGACGTCTTCGATCCCGAAGGCTCGGAGATATATCTCAAGCCTGCATCCGATTACGTTAAGGTTGGTGCAGACGTCAATTTCTATACTGTAATCGAGTCGGCAAGAAGGAGGGGGCACATAGCTATCGGTTACAAGCTGCGTCGCCATGCAAACGAGGCAGATAAAGCCTACGGCGTCGCCGTTAACCCGCC
This window of the bacterium genome carries:
- a CDS encoding potassium transporter TrkA — protein: MKRASFGARLKYSFDNSMSRGPSALIGWLGLLSLVLILVIAGIVALAGIAPEDKGFFDVLWMSLLRTLDPGTMGGDQGSWWFLFLMLAVTIGGIFIISTLIGVLTASIDTKLESLRKGRSRVIEEGHTAILGWSSQVFTIIPEIVEANANQPRSCVVVLADKDKVEMEDEIKSRCGSTGRTRVVCRRGDPMDMSDLEIVSLDTAKSILILSHEAEDPDSDVIKTMLAITNNPKRKKEPYHIVAEIRDPKNVEVAKMVGKDEVEIVLVSDLVARVIAQTCRQSGLSVVYTELLDFGGDEIYFHEPEAKLIGKTFGESIPCYEQSTVIGLIPAGKTPLLNPPMGTSINEGDKLIVIAEDDDTTKISGIEDYGIDYDSIVEKSSERKEPERTLLLGWNWRAPLIINELNNYVAAGSEVTVVAHLDECKEELDDKCLECRNLSINFKKESTTSRRALDSLNIPSYHHIILLCYSDSMGVQEADAQTLITLLHLREIAEASGRQFSIVSEMIDVRNRNLAEVTRADDFIVSDRLVSLLMTQISENKYLNAVFTDVFDPEGSEIYLKPASDYVKVGADVNFYTVIESARRRGHIAIGYKLRRHANEADKAYGVAVNPPKSDRVVFTEEDKIVVVAED